In one window of Aquificaceae bacterium DNA:
- the cmr4 gene encoding type III-B CRISPR module RAMP protein Cmr4: MKRKTYLIEVLTPLHVGAGQGLSHVDLPIMREVHTGFPFVPGSAIKGSAREYALREVWKRHLANSGVKLSDLDEEVSKGKKLKEDETKKIKDDLEYLRSVFGTAGELEEGSAGKVSFGDASILLFPVRSLSHIFLLVTCPYVISRFARTVGMDIPPQKVEDTEALCYSMEITINEKVVLEEFVFNAREAGEDFKKFVDLLGIGYKHRVVCVSDTVFSELVQNYTEVQTHVRIDPDKGTVASGALWTSEYLPAESVLFVNLFLDEDIEYSLPGEMWLGGDMTTGKGRVKIREVKT, encoded by the coding sequence ATGAAAAGAAAAACTTACCTGATTGAGGTTTTAACTCCTCTCCATGTGGGAGCGGGTCAGGGGCTGTCTCACGTAGACCTGCCTATAATGAGAGAAGTTCACACAGGCTTTCCCTTTGTTCCCGGCAGTGCCATAAAAGGTTCTGCAAGGGAGTATGCACTCAGAGAAGTCTGGAAAAGACATCTTGCCAACTCGGGAGTGAAACTCTCTGACTTGGACGAAGAGGTTAGCAAAGGCAAAAAGCTAAAAGAGGATGAGACAAAAAAGATAAAGGATGACTTGGAATATCTAAGGTCTGTCTTTGGCACTGCTGGAGAGTTAGAAGAGGGAAGTGCAGGAAAGGTGTCTTTTGGTGATGCAAGCATCTTACTCTTTCCTGTGAGGAGCTTAAGCCACATATTCCTGTTGGTTACTTGTCCCTATGTTATAAGCAGGTTTGCGCGCACTGTGGGTATGGATATCCCTCCACAAAAGGTTGAGGATACAGAAGCCCTCTGCTACTCTATGGAGATAACCATAAACGAAAAGGTGGTGCTTGAGGAGTTTGTCTTTAACGCAAGGGAGGCTGGAGAAGACTTCAAAAAGTTTGTGGACCTTCTTGGAATAGGCTATAAGCATAGGGTGGTGTGTGTGAGCGATACGGTCTTTTCTGAGCTTGTGCAAAACTATACAGAGGTGCAAACCCATGTGAGGATAGACCCAGACAAGGGGACGGTGGCAAGCGGTGCACTTTGGACGAGCGAGTATTTGCCTGCGGAGAGCGTGCTTTTTGTAAACCTTTTCCTTGATGAGGACATTGAATATTCCTTGCCGGGAGAGATGTGGCTTGGTGGCGATATGACTACGGGTAAGGGTAGGGTAAAGATAAGGGAGGTGAAAACATGA
- the cmr5 gene encoding type III-B CRISPR module-associated protein Cmr5, with amino-acid sequence MRSMLQKVAGLAYECVAEVKGKGFEGKYSSHARKLPSMIVHNGLLTTCAFIRSKQNDEAWKRIEEHIKRYLKEIEGKQVDSLVKFFSGLDLKEYRLYTRKVLYFAQWLKRVAEGELKYEEQAE; translated from the coding sequence ATGAGGAGCATGCTTCAAAAGGTGGCAGGCTTAGCCTACGAGTGCGTGGCGGAGGTCAAAGGTAAAGGCTTTGAGGGAAAGTATTCCTCACACGCAAGAAAGCTACCCTCTATGATAGTCCATAACGGACTTTTAACTACCTGTGCCTTTATAAGGTCAAAGCAAAACGACGAAGCTTGGAAGAGGATAGAAGAGCATATTAAGAGATATCTGAAGGAGATAGAAGGTAAGCAAGTGGATAGTCTTGTGAAGTTTTTCTCAGGGCTTGACCTTAAGGAATATAGACTATACACAAGAAAGGTCTTGTATTTTGCACAGTGGCTAAAAAGAGTAGCGGAAGGAGAGCTAAAGTATGAAGAACAGGCTGAATAG